The region GAGacactgatgattttttttaggaGTACCTGTTCTCTATACTGATCTGCATGTCTCCTTTCATCTTCCACCTGTATCAGAACTTCTTTCAGTTTCTTCTCCGTTTTCCTCACAAGCTTATTGGCCATGGCTCGCTCCCTAGGAAGGGAGAAAAAGGGAGAGAAGACACACAAAACATCACATTGCTGGTTTGATCTTTACAGTAAATTTACATCCTTAAAAAtctaattcacacaaaaaaaatctgtcatcattttttgctttttttagaAACTGTACACTCTTGTAGATATAATGAAATTGAATAGTAACCCTAGATTTCAAGCattatttttagtgaataatCTTAGTTTGTTGGTCACACAAAGCTATCAGATGGCTTTCAAGCACATTAAATATTACACGTAAGTTGTATAggccatatttaaaataattttaatgaaacgTTTCGTCCTGTTTAGATTTTTACCTGAACTATAAGtaaaagaacactttttttttcatggaataaGGGTTTTAAAAGACCAATAAAATGACTGCTTTAACTGTACTGACAATATCAGATGAGAACATTATCTCAACATCGTCACTGTTATTGAACTTAGTCGAGCTGAATAACGAAACGTTTACCTTCTGCAGAAGTTGAGCTAGATATTGACACTATTATCTTCAGTAAAACTGCTTTACAGTTTAAAGCCATGAATAATTTCAAAACGGACTAATCTTATAACACTAGCaattttattttcctgtttattaatgtGAAGTGGCTTTGAAGCAATCTGCATTGTATTAAATGCTATAACAATATGACTTCATTTGAATCGACTCGAATAAGAAACCATGCTGTTTTGGAAAGACATCTGTACATTCGACTTCCCCGTTTTTCTTTAGCTCCCCCTCTGTTTTCTTACTGTCTCTCCTGCTCCAGTTGTTCCTCCGCAGATTCTATCTTGGCCTCCAGGGCGGCGACACTGAGGCGATGTTTTCCCTTCACTGTTCCCTCCATCTCACTGAGACGAGTTTTCAGCTCTTTATTCTGCCTCTCCAGAGTCTCTCGTGCGCTCTCGCTCTTCTGTGCCAGCGTCCTCTCTCCAGATAACTGGACTGTAAGTGTCTCAACCTAAAAGAAACAGAGAGAAGGGCTCTGTCTCTGTGTATTTGTCTGGTAGtatagtctgtgtttgtgtgtttctttgtCTACCTGCAAAGTGCTCTTCCTCTGCCTCTCGGCTAATAGTTCAGCGTTACTTTGTTCCTCCTCTAACTCTTCCTCCAGCTGAGTGATTCTGGCCTCAAGACGCCGCTTCTCTTCCAACAGTGCAGATCTGCAGGGGAAACGAAGTTTCACAACATGAATCCTATTTACTTTTCTAATAAATAGGCCTGGTGTTCAATAATGTGGACCTATGTATTGTGCACAATAAGACAAGGAACATGTATTAAGAGAGTAAGAATGGGGAAACTGTAATTTCATCATCACTGAACCTCAGCACAAGCACAGATACTGACTTTCCAGTTGTACTGTTGATGATTTCATCTGCCAGTTCTTCTCTCTCCTGTTGGGCCTGTCTCCGCTGCCTCTCAGAAACAGCCAGCTCCTGAGAGAATGTCATAAGAAGAGCACAAACAAAAGAATAAGAGACTCAAAGTAGTTCAATCATCTGGGTTACACAGGCAGAGGAACACACCTCTGTCAGCTGTAATAGTTCTGCTTCCAGCGTCTGCAGCCGTTTCTCGCTGTCCTTTGACTGGGCAACAATCTCGTCTCGAGCCAACTTGGTCTCATCAAGCTCACGGATAAGCTCCTTCATCTGAGTCTGGAAAACACAGAGGAACACAATGAATATTTACATCAGGGCTTTTCAGCTGATTTTTTTCGACTACTCTGGTTTATTTGAATGAAATCTGTCCTTTTGTTGTGGTTTATCTAATGATCAATTAAACTGACGAACCTGGAGACGTTTCATCTGTCTTAGTGCTTCCTCTCTGCCCCGATTGGCTGCTTCCACCTGAGTCTCCGCCTCCTGCAGCTCTGTCTCCAGTTGTTTTTTGACAGTCAAAGCCTGAGCTCTCTGAGTCTTCTCCTCTTCAAGCATTGTTTCAAGTTCTCGCACCTGAACAAGTGACAGAAGAAACAAATAAAGAGCAGGAGAAAAAAGGTGGTTATTTACAATTCTTTTCAAATATATTCTCATCGCTTCACTTCAGCTGAAGGCAGTTTACCTGTTTGTTGAGTGCTCTCCTCTTTTCTTCTCCTTTCTCCTCTTTAGTGCTGATCTCTCTCTCAAACTGAGCTCTAAGAGCCTGAAGGGTGACTTCCAGTCTGAGGCGAGCGTTCTCAGCTTCTGTCAGCTCATCCTCCAGCTCCTGGGTCTGTTCTTTCAGAGACTGGGCTTCTGTTTCCAAAGCCCGTCGAGAACGCTCTAGCTCATGAACCTGAAGAGGCGtgacaaaggcaaaaaaaattgattttttttagcaCAGAATAAGCTCTTGTTATGTATAcactataaataaatgttaataaatatcatATGAGAGTGCATTGGTAAAAAGCAAGTTGTACATTTTTGCCCACGTCATCTTGGGCGTTGACGAGCTGCTCCATCTCCAGGCGGAGCTGCTTATTGGTTCTCTCCAGCTCATCTCTCTGCTCTGTTGCTTCATGCAATGCCCTTGAGAGGGACAGGAAACGCGTCTCCTTCTCTCGACTCTCTGCTTCTGCGCGGTCCCGTTCCTCCAGCAGCCGAGCACTAACTGCTTTCTCCTCTGCCAAACACTGAAGGTTAAGGGTCAAAGGGTGAGGAACCTCTTGAGCTGCACTTCTCATTTTCAAGGCTTTTTACTTTTTACCATAGCCAATCCAGCCATCTATCCATCAGCAACCAGCCagtctctccatccatccatctatccaccaTTACATCTATCCATACATACTTCCAtttatcatccatccattcatccaccaGTCAGCCCATCCATCCACCATATAATCCATCCATCAGTTCATCCatttatcatccatccatccatccatttaccagttaatctatccatccatccatttatcatccatccatccaccagtCAATCTATCTAACATTCGTCCATCCACCTgtcaatccatccatcattcctTTCATCTCTCCAGCCATCCAAGTGAATCCATTCATGTATCTATTCATCAAGTCAAACCATCCATCCCTCCACCATCCCATAAATTAATCCTTCCATCCACAAGTCAATCACtccatcattccatccatctCTATATGCATGCATTCATTTAGTCGAACCATCCATCCAACCCTTTGATCCACCAGTCAGACCATCCATTTATTCAGTCAATCCATCCTTCCAACCATCCAATCAATCtaacatctatccatccatccatccatccatccatccaaccatccctCCCTCTCAGTGTTTCCTACTGTACCTGATCAAATTTCTTCTGTCGTTTCTCCAGAGCAGTGcagttctgtctttctctctgcaaAGCAATTGTCATGTCCTCTATCTCTTCTCTCAGCcgttctttctgtctctctatgcgttctttctcttcttctttggctctctctctctgtacggCGTTCTCCAGCTCTCTCTGCATCTTCCTCCTGGCCTCCTCCCCGACCTCCACCGCTGTATTCACTTCCTCTGTCTGCTTCTTTAGATCAGACAGCTGCATGGACACATAAGCATACAGTAATATCATAAAACAGAGTAAAGATACAACAACAGGTTTCTAGATGAGTGAAACATGGATGTGTACCTGTTGTGTGTGGTTCTGAATCTGGCGTGTAAGTTCTCTggtcttctcctcctcctcctctagtCTCTCCATCAATCCagctttttcttcctctagagcACGCACACGTGAGCCCAGTGCCAACTTCTGCCGTGTCTCTTCCTGCAGTAGATCCTAAAAAATagcaaacacacacgcatacattaAGCATGCTTAAGAAACCATCATATTCACAGTCAGAGAGACATCACAGTCTCTAAGAtctgctttaaaatgtaaaaacaatcagAGGATTTCATTTCCTAttcatccatccagccatcatacAATGTGTTTCTTCAAAATCAGTTGAATTAAATggttagtacacccaaaaatgaaaattagcccaaaAATTACTCACCTTGGAGTCTtgatgactttcttctttcatacgaatccagtcagagttattttaaaaatgttcattgatctttagattaaagtgattattatgttttgaatatggaaatATTTCTTACATTCgttacaggaggcctttgttcaccccccagagcGAATGTGAGAAAgtaatgctttttttaatgtatgtgctTTCTATTAAACTTCTTTTGgaccgatgcagtgcaacacccgctgagtggcatcaaagagcttgaaagatcaaagacatttttaaaaataactctgactgaatttgtctgaaagaagaaagtcatatacatccaagatgacttcagggtgactaatttatggcttaattttcatttttggctgaactaaacctttaagtcCCATTAGCCTATTAATATGTAGCGGAAGAGAGCAAATTAAAACACAGACACAAGTTACCTGCACATCATGAAGTTGGCTCTCCAGACTGCTGACCTCCTTACTTAGGCGGTGAGATTTGGACTCAGATGAGGATAGGGAACTGGACAGAGACTCGAGCTCCGActgagagggagagggagagaattcagtgtttggatgtttttaaaactGGTTTGATTTATTGGTTAGTTTGTAACATTGTGGTTGGTAAACAAGCCAATTACCAGCTTGGACCAGCTAAAGACCAGTTTGGACCAATTAGAAACCAGATACCATGTAACAAAATTGCTACCAGCTTAAACTAGATTTTCCAGAAAGGGAAGGATTTCTGTGGGCAAAACTTTTTTTGCCATTGTCTACTGTCAATAGTGTAGCAATGTACTGTATGAAGCATAGCTCTCAAAGAACTCGCTTTCAAACCAAAGTTGTTTTCATTGTTCAGCTCAACTAATTCACTTAACCAACTTTTGTTTCCAACAGATTTCtggattttaactgtaaaaattgGCCCAAAACACAAGCTGAGTTTACATGAATTAGACCATCATCAGGTGCTGTTCCCAGGTGCCCACcagaaatcagtaaaaaaaaaatgtttattttccatAAATCAAGATTTTGAACTCTGATGTAAAATAGCCTTGGGTCCACACTGTGAAATTAGTGGCCTTAGTTGAAAGGCTCATTTCTACCTGGAGTTTACTGAGTCGCTCCTCTcgctcctctctttctctctcagcctGTGTGAGGCGTGCGTTGAGTTCCTGTAACTGTCCCTCTGCTCGCTTTCTGCCCCTCTCGCTCTCCATCTTCCCTCCCTGTAAAGTCTTCAGCTCAGCGCTCAGGTTCATCCGCTCCTCCTCCAGAATGGCCTTGGCCTTCTCCAGAGACTGACGGGACTGTGAACATACACGCACATCAAAGGTTGGCAACTTAGAAATACAAACCTGACTTCCCAGGGTAACAACAGCTTGTAAACAAGTTGCATTTGACGTAAATGCTAAGAGACGCACTCTTTTGGCGTTGTCCAGCTGCTCCTGTAGGGAGTCTATAGCAGCGGTGTGTTTGATGCGGAGCTCTGACAGCTGGGCTTCGTGACGACGAGTCTCCTCCTCCAAACATCTCTGAAGCTCTCCTAATTCAGCCTCACGACGAGACCTTAACAAACACACATGATTCAAATCAGGATAAATAAAGCTGTTCAAAATGCCTACGTTAAAATAAAGTCTACTTTTCTGATAATTGTCATGAATGTGCACTTGAAGTGCACTtcaaatcttaatatatatatatattttttatattgtacttgttggtaatataatattaaataaataaaaggccacttaagtgtgtATCATGAAACTCTACTGTCTTTAAGAACACTTAAGTACACATTTAAAAAGTGCACAATTAGAGGTTTTAAAGTACAAATTgttgttttaatctttttttgtgttttaaagtaCACTTATGttacatactaaagcacatgtaaagtacttagTAATGTGTTGAGTAAAGtaacacatacatttaaataaaagcttCACTAAAAATGTGATGAAAGTATATtgtagtttaccataaatgcttgtaaCTACATTTGGCAGTACACTATTTTAAACCACACAATTAAAGCAATTctgaaataatatatgaaaatataaattacatatgaAAGTGTACTTAAGTCCTGTTAAGatgggcgtacacggtgcgatttttgctgtcgtacgagttcgcatgtgatttttttcaatcgtgtggaaatcgcgtattctcgtatggtcgcggctcgtatcatttgcgatgaattacgagccgagcagagtggcttacgagcacttcccgaccttgcgatcatttttaaacatgtctaaaaagtttgtgagctatcggtttgaatttgtgccatttgtgctgttgaacgagccgatttgttgatttatctgaagttgaccaatcacgaactacgaaaaccacagaagaagaaagacgaagacggcagctgaagtctgtcagcaacagcgagcgctgtatgatgtttctagcaacgtatttcaacttcgtgcgattgcttctggaattcgcaggttgtaaaatcgtgtcgtatatcatctcgtccgtacgattttcagataaactcactcgtgccgtgtgcgtgaacatacgatcttccgaccatccgaattcgcaccgtgtacgcccgcccaTAAAGTAGCTCAAAACAGCATACTGAAGTTAAGTTAcacttaaactgaaaaaaattatattatacagtgtggttttttttatagatttgtaTAAATTGAAACTAtcatactttattatttatttgcaatcaacaTTCATTAAGTGTCCAAAATGAGTTCTTCTgtacagttttaaaatatattaagtattCTTTTcaagtgtatttcttttttacaaGGGTTTAAGTGTTTTCTCATTTTTTCGTGAcaatttaatatcaatatttgTCTTTTAGTTGTACAGTTTCTGCCTTTTTTCCAGTAAGTATGTAAAGATTTTCAGTAAATCGTATTtaaaattgcacacacacacacacacacacacaaacacacacacctgagctctTGCTGAGCAGCTGTAGTGTCCAGTGTATCTTCTAGTTCAGTCCTCAACGCCTCTAACTCCTCTCCCAGATCTCTCCTCTGTTTCTCAGCTCTCTCCCTCATTCCTTTTTCATTGTCCACCTCCTCTTTGAGCTCAGAGACCTGGGACATGGCCTCTCTCAGGGCTCTCTGAGACTCTGCACGACGTGCCCCCTCTtcttccagcctgagggagagtaaatgtAAGATATGTAATTGTTAAGGAGTATTACTTCTTAAAGTGGCTGTGCTACAAGGAATCGCTCTAAGATAGACTTATGTCTGTGCATGTACCGTGTCTGTAGTGTggtgatctctttctctctctggctCAGGCTGCCTCTCAGCTCAGTGACGAGTAAGCTCAGGTCAGACAGCTGCTCTTGGGCCTCCACTGCCTCTCCTTCCATCCGCCTCTTCCACTTCTCCTGTTCCAGACGGCCCTGCTCTTCCCTCTTCAGACGCTCTGAGGGAAAGGGAAAGACAGTTCTTTACCTGTTTGTCTTTTTATAAAAGAatagtccaccccaaaataaaaaaaaaagttatttatttaccatCATGATATTCCAACCCCAACAATCCCAGTAACAGGAAGACAAAAGGaaattttttaaagaatctttatGCTGTCCTTTTGCATACTAAGGTGTTTATATTGAGCATGTAAGACGAGGTTCAAAAAGGTTCGCCATAAAAGCAGTTcatgtgatttgtttttttgttctccaCTGTTGTTGTATGGAAAGGAGATGCATAGATATTCATCAAAAAtctctctttttaaagaaatatatgatTGTTGTATATATGagatacactatcattcaaaagggGTGAGTgagatttttgaaagaagtctcaccgAGGctgaacatatttaattaaaatacagtaaacaacaatatcgtgaaatattattacaatttaaaataattgttttccgtttcaatatattttaaaatgcaatttattcctgtatgacaaagctgaattttcaatttcagcagccattattcgaggctttagtgtcacatgatcattcagataTCATTTTAATGATAATCATATGCTAAGCCgttgctcaagaagcatttcttatcattatcaatgttgcatAATGTTTTGCTAAAATTATTGTGGAAACTTCctattttaggattctttgatgaatagaaagtgttATTTGTATctggaatataatttttttgtaacaaccaaatgtcacttttgataaatttgataaataaaagtattaaattcttaaaaaaaaaaaaaaaaaaaaaaaaaaaagatatatatatataatgatccCAAACGGTGATGTAAATAATGAATTCCATAATTGTGTTTCTGCCAAATGTAATAATGCAGTCTTGAAATCTCCAAACAAAGAGCAAATTAGATCTAATGAATCATCAACAAAGTATTTCAAAGCATAATTAACACAAGGACAGTTACCTTCTAAATCAGCGATGACAGCTTCCTGTTTATTTTTCAGCttgttaagactcttcacctTCTCCTCTTCTTCTGTGAGTTGATCTGTCACTTCGTTCAGTCTCTCTTCCAGATGTTTTTTCTCCTGAGAATGGGAAAGACATATTCTTGAACCGCTGTACCATTCTAGCTGCATTCAAACAGCAGTCCTCTTCTCTTTATCTACCTTGCTTAATCTGTCTCTCTGCTCTCCCACAGTCAGCGTCTCGGCCTCCAGACTCTTCACTTTGCTCTCCAGGGTGACTTTCTCCAGCTGGAGGCGCTGACGTGTCCCCTCTTCCTCCTCGAGCTGTTCCTCCAGAtcctgagagaaagagacagtgaTGTTGAGAGAATAGTGGACATCAGACGCAGCCAGAAACACTCATCCTCCTCACCTGCACATGTTGCTGCATTCGCTTCTTCTCATTGGTCAGCTGAAGGgccctctcctcttcctcctccaatCGGCTCTCGAGCTCGCCCAACACATCTTCAAGCTCCTGTTTGCGACTGGCCAGCCGCGCTCTCATTTCCTCTGCCTCTGCGAATAACTCGGCCTCCGCCTGCAGCTGGTCAGTCAGCACTGACTTCTCCTCCATCAGCTTTCAAAGAGGACATCAAGATGAATGtggaaatcaaacaaataaacactTTCTTTGGATTCCTAATATGCTCAACAAAAATGAGTGAAACGAGGAAATAAAGTTACCTGTTGGTTTTTTCTGTCCAGTTCAGAGAAGTCATGCTCTAGTTTACTCAGATTGTCTTTGGCTTTCTGAAGCTGTGCTTCCCGAGCTTGAATCTCTTCATCCTGGCGGGTCACCTGCAGCAAGGGCTTCACCTGGataagaggtcaaaggtcacaaagCAAATAAACACAGAAGACACCCATTCCAAATCTCATTTTCCAAAATTTGGGAATCTGCAAGGGTTAAGTGATatactttattcagcaaatatcaataaatgttgatactttttatactttatttaatgataattaatatttGGCTGTTATTTTTTTGCCCTGTGTTTTTATAGTAATGATAAttcttaaataataatcattagttaattgttacaaaaaatacatcaaataaacaatgttattttaaactttcaatttatcaaaaaatcatgaaaaaagtatcacagtttccacagaaatattaaacaaaacaatcatcTTCAAGTGTGATAATATGACATGTTTCTTGCGCattaaaatcagtatattaaaatgatttctaatagATCATGATAGTGTGGACAGGAGttatagctgctgaaaatttgtTTTCATATTAGCTTTAATCCCAAAATAATaggtgctcgtgtttttccgggaaaaatcggtacagactatctttctcttatgaatataataaaactaaagactttttggagttatgaaggatgcagtactactctataggtactcaagattaacaggatattgagtgaaaacgagcatttcacccccccccttaaCAAAACATTATATACTATTTGTGTTTGCATGTTAGCCTTAACTACATTTGAACTAGATGCATTACCTTAAAGTTCAATTAAGCcctacttaattttttttgtatataaaatgatTATGTAGTGCTGTGTGTTACCTTGGTGAAGAGTCTCCACCACTGCCAGTTTCTGAGCTTCAGGTACGCAGCACAGTTCCTCTGCATCACACGCAGAGCGCTCAGCTGCTGCTGCTTCTTATGGAAAGCCCTGAAAGAACAGGTCAGTTAATacgcatacatacacatactacacacacacacacacacacacagatgattaCCTCCTGGCAAGATATCCACGGGCCACGCTCTGGAAGTGGATGATAGTGTCAGTGATCTTCAAGTCTCGTTCTTCCTCCAGATGAGCCAAAACTCCAGCCCGGAAGAACACCTTACTCTGTCCCACCCGGAAAAGGTTCTTGTCCAGCTCCAAAGCACTGATCTGTAAGTCAAGTAACAACACATAATCAACCACCTGTACTGACTAAACTCCAGAATACCAATCAGAGTTCTGAATAAAACACTTAAACATCACTCGTCCTGAAGCATTTGTGCTGTTCACGTTTATTGATCAGAAACACATATCCTCTATCAAATCAATGTTGTGAACTCAATAGGTTTAAGTTTGAATGGAATCACTTACCATTAGCACACACGCCTGTTTGCCATCCATAAAGGTTCGAGGAATAGCATTTGGAGTTAAGATCTCATACCTGAGACAGAAGACaatataagattttttatttatgcaagcTATACCTATATACACACGTTTACTTGCTTTACTAATGTAAATGGGGACATTCCAAAGATTTCTATTGCTTTACATACAGCTAGTTATGAATAACCTAACCCTAAccgaaaactttctgcatttttacaatttaaataaaagtttatttttcaatttttagaCCGTTTTAACAAAGAAGGGTGTCCCCAAAAGTAGGTTTTGTCTGATTTAGCTCACTTTTCTTTACAGCTTTTTCCTCAAAGTATATACATAGTAGAATACACGCACCTCTGTCTGAACTCCTGGAATGGGATGCGGTTCGGGAAGCCCTGTCTGCAGATCCTGATTCCCTCCAGCACCCCATTACACCTTAACTGATCCAGAACCAAATGAGGACTCAACTTCCCTGCCTGTGACAATTTCAAGAACAAAAAATTAGGCATGCtacaatattaaaatgattaaatgaccAATAAATTCAGTACaagtttaaagtgtaaaaaaaataaataaataaaccactaaagattgaattaaaatatatatttgaaatgttgcaCAATGTAAAATGAGACTTGCTTTTACAATGACAGCAATGGCAGAGTGTCAGATGACAGCAAATATAATCGAAATGAGCATGCATAACATTTAGTCTGAAAAGCAAAATAAGCatatatgtttagtttttttccctcCTGCTGTACATATGTTAGATCCCTAAATATATGTGAAACTCTCAAAaagaaactttaaaaaatgtaaatgttaagatgctaaagggctagttcacccaaatagaaaaatgatgtcattaatgactcaccctcatgttgttccaaacccatgagacctccgtttagcttcagaacacagtttaagaaattttagatttagtctgagagctctcagtccctccattgaaactgtgtgtacggtctactgtccatgtccagaaaggtaagaaaaacattatcaaagtagtccatgtgacatcggagggtcagttagaattttttgaagcatcgaaaatacattttggtccaaaaatagaaaaaactacgactttattcagcattttcttctcttccgtatCTGTTGTGAgacgcattaattcacaaatgacttaagctgttaacttttttaatgtggctgacattccctctgagttcaaacaaaccaatatcccggagtaattcatttactcaaacagtagactgactgaactgctgtgaagagagaactgaagatgaacaccaagctgagccagataacaaacgaaAGATTGaatcgttctcgagtcaagaaccggtagcatcggttttcggatcaccagtagttcggTTCTTTTCTGTGAActggttctttcagacagttcgattcaataaactggttgaagaaaatggttcaccagtTATTTTGCGCtcgacataatggcgtcattggcgattcctgcccttgattcaagccttcgggttacctgggctcataacactagcacaaaatcagttcagaacaagtcaatgttttgttcgttatctggctcggtgttcatcttcagttctctcttcacagcagttcagtcagtctactgtttgagtgcatgcattactccgggatataggtttgttttaactcagataGAGTGtcagacacaaaataaaaaagttaacagcataagtcattaatgcttattggagatgcaaaccgaTTCAAACTAGTTCAAAAAGAtcaggttacatcgaatgattcgtttgtgaaccggatatcagtaaactgcagtgttttgaactcggtCACAACAagcacggaagagaagacaatgctgaataaagtcgtagtttttgctatttttggaccaaaatgtattttcaatgcttcaacaaattctaactaaccctctgatgtcacatggactactttgatgatgttttttttacatttctggacatgggcagtataccgtacacacagtttcaatggagggactgagagctctcagactaaatctaaaatatcttaaactgtgttccgaagatgaacggaggtctcactggtttggaacaacatgagggtgagtcatttatgatataattt is a window of Carassius auratus strain Wakin chromosome 16, ASM336829v1, whole genome shotgun sequence DNA encoding:
- the myh14 gene encoding myosin-10 isoform X6 — protein: MSRPAGGNVNDVTRFLSTGAGPGSPTAVFSASSQADWAAKRLVWVPSEKHGFESASIRVERGDEVEVELTDSGKKLTLSREELQRMNPPRFSKVEDMADLTCLNEASVLNNLRERYYSGLIYTYSGLFCVVINPYKNLPIYTDSIIEMYRGKKRHEMPPHIYAISEAAYRSMLQDREDQSILCTGESGAGKTENTKKVIQYLAHVASSHKSGTLGRPKDSALQMDGTRSLGRGSSAVNRTMQYGELERQLLQANPILEAFGNAKTVKNDNSSRFGKFIRINFDVAGYIVGANIETYLLEKSRAIRQAKEERTFHIFYQLLSGASEAMRKELLLGSADQYRFICGGSLPVPGQSDSENFTQTMDSVTIMGFTQEESTSMLKVISAVLQFGNITFQKEKNTDQASMPDDTAAQKLCHLLGISVLEFSRAILTPRIKVGREYVQKAQTKQQADFAVEALAKATYERLFRWLVHRINRALDRRQRQGASFIGILDIAGFEIFQLNSFEQLCINYTNEKLQQLFNHTMFILEQEEYQREGIEWSFIDFGLDLQPCIDLIERPAHPPGVLALLDEECWFPRATERSFVDKLSAEQGSHSKFMRPRQIKEEADFSIIHYAGKVDYKADEWLIKNMDPLNDNVASLLHQSSDPFISELWREVERIVGLDQVSSGESSGPVSFGAAGLKTKKGMFRTVGQLYKESLTKLMATLRNTNPNFLRCIIPNHEKKAGKLSPHLVLDQLRCNGVLEGIRICRQGFPNRIPFQEFRQRYEILTPNAIPRTFMDGKQACVLMISALELDKNLFRVGQSKVFFRAGVLAHLEEERDLKITDTIIHFQSVARGYLARRAFHKKQQQLSALRVMQRNCAAYLKLRNWQWWRLFTKVKPLLQVTRQDEEIQAREAQLQKAKDNLSKLEHDFSELDRKNQQLMEEKSVLTDQLQAEAELFAEAEEMRARLASRKQELEDVLGELESRLEEEEERALQLTNEKKRMQQHVQDLEEQLEEEEGTRQRLQLEKVTLESKVKSLEAETLTVGEQRDRLSKEKKHLEERLNEVTDQLTEEEEKVKSLNKLKNKQEAVIADLEERLKREEQGRLEQEKWKRRMEGEAVEAQEQLSDLSLLVTELRGSLSQREKEITTLQTRLEEEGARRAESQRALREAMSQVSELKEEVDNEKGMRERAEKQRRDLGEELEALRTELEDTLDTTAAQQELRSRREAELGELQRCLEEETRRHEAQLSELRIKHTAAIDSLQEQLDNAKRSRQSLEKAKAILEEERMNLSAELKTLQGGKMESERGRKRAEGQLQELNARLTQAEREREEREERLSKLQSELESLSSSLSSSESKSHRLSKEVSSLESQLHDVQDLLQEETRQKLALGSRVRALEEEKAGLMERLEEEEEKTRELTRQIQNHTQQLSDLKKQTEEVNTAVEVGEEARRKMQRELENAVQRERAKEEEKERIERQKERLREEIEDMTIALQRERQNCTALEKRQKKFDQCLAEEKAVSARLLEERDRAEAESREKETRFLSLSRALHEATEQRDELERTNKQLRLEMEQLVNAQDDVGKNVHELERSRRALETEAQSLKEQTQELEDELTEAENARLRLEVTLQALRAQFEREISTKEEKGEEKRRALNKQVRELETMLEEEKTQRAQALTVKKQLETELQEAETQVEAANRGREEALRQMKRLQTQMKELIRELDETKLARDEIVAQSKDSEKRLQTLEAELLQLTEELAVSERQRRQAQQEREELADEIINSTTGKSALLEEKRRLEARITQLEEELEEEQSNAELLAERQRKSTLQVETLTVQLSGERTLAQKSESARETLERQNKELKTRLSEMEGTVKGKHRLSVAALEAKIESAEEQLEQERQERAMANKLVRKTEKKLKEVLIQVEDERRHADQYREQLDKSMGRLRQLKRQLEEVEEENSRSNAQRRKLQRELEEMSDSMQIMNRELNTLRSQLSITERQKSEQRAPLPISMRAGRRALVDDLSQENSDSEDPGASPTPSSGPPGTPTPSDNALGPPPPYSLTDAE